One genomic segment of Pseudonocardia sp. T1-2H includes these proteins:
- a CDS encoding RNA polymerase sigma factor, with product MHATRPTDDVAPRPAPPVRVPEPGAVPPERELDEVTLVVRAQEGDVRAFEVLARRHQGVLFRVAVRIVGDPADAEDALQEALLDAWRRIAGFQGDSAFSTWMYRIVTNRCLDLLRRRRPVVPVDEIGEDRLVASGLAAPGSDEPEHAAQVDAGLAALRVALARLPDEQRVCWVLRELEGLGYTEIAQITGATATAVRGRIHRARKELAEVMRSWR from the coding sequence GTGCACGCCACCCGGCCGACCGACGACGTGGCGCCGCGTCCGGCACCACCGGTCCGCGTCCCGGAGCCGGGTGCGGTGCCGCCGGAACGGGAACTGGACGAGGTCACGCTGGTCGTCCGCGCCCAGGAGGGCGACGTCCGGGCGTTCGAGGTGCTCGCCCGTCGCCACCAGGGGGTGCTGTTCCGGGTGGCGGTGCGGATCGTCGGCGACCCCGCCGACGCCGAGGACGCCCTGCAGGAGGCCCTGCTCGACGCGTGGCGGCGGATCGCGGGGTTCCAGGGGGACTCGGCGTTCTCCACCTGGATGTACCGCATCGTCACCAACCGCTGCCTCGACCTGCTCCGGCGCCGTCGACCCGTCGTGCCCGTCGACGAGATCGGCGAGGACCGGCTGGTCGCGTCGGGTCTGGCCGCGCCCGGGTCCGACGAGCCCGAACACGCCGCGCAGGTGGACGCCGGGCTGGCCGCGCTGCGCGTCGCCCTGGCCCGGCTGCCCGACGAGCAGCGCGTCTGCTGGGTGCTGCGCGAGCTGGAGGGCCTGGGCTATACCGAGATCGCCCAGATCACCGGGGCGACCGCGACGGCGGTCCGCGGACGCATCCACCGCGCCCGCAAGGAGCTGGCGGAGGTGATGCGGTCATGGCGCTAG
- a CDS encoding Asp23/Gls24 family envelope stress response protein: MALDAPPSGVGPEGQIEPLACGRDAADVWDHAADGVLDEHERSCPHCAAAVADARGLDGVVHRIADEAPPPPPSLMDTVMEAVLDTVTAELRPQDLLALDSPAGPALLSRPAAARVLRHVVDRMDGMRARSCRIEQDGLALSVAITVTARFGVDLASVTARVRQMVVAAGEQALGAPVARVDITVVDLWEER, translated from the coding sequence ATGGCGCTAGACGCCCCCCCTTCCGGGGTGGGCCCGGAGGGGCAGATCGAGCCGCTCGCCTGCGGCCGCGACGCCGCGGACGTCTGGGACCACGCGGCCGACGGCGTGCTGGACGAGCACGAGCGGAGCTGCCCGCACTGCGCCGCCGCGGTCGCGGACGCGCGCGGGCTCGACGGCGTCGTGCACCGGATAGCGGACGAGGCACCGCCGCCTCCGCCGTCGCTGATGGACACCGTGATGGAGGCCGTCCTCGACACGGTCACCGCCGAGCTGCGCCCGCAGGACCTGCTCGCGCTGGACTCCCCTGCCGGCCCGGCCCTGCTCTCCCGGCCCGCCGCCGCGCGGGTGCTGCGCCACGTCGTGGACCGGATGGACGGGATGCGGGCCCGGAGCTGCCGGATCGAGCAGGACGGCCTCGCGCTGAGCGTGGCGATCACGGTGACCGCCCGGTTCGGCGTCGACCTCGCGTCCGTGACGGCGCGCGTGCGGCAGATGGTGGTCGCCGCCGGGGAGCAGGCGCTCGGCGCGCCGGTGGCCCGGGTCGACATCACGGTGGTGGACCTGTGGGAGGAACGATGA
- a CDS encoding Asp23/Gls24 family envelope stress response protein, whose protein sequence is MSVLHVGDLVVARVAARAARAVPGVVALRPDLTQALLGIAGTVFGRDRSRLSADGASAVVEGGHAEVSLTVVARLGHNCRDLAAAVQRAVTDEVAAYTGLDVSVRVTIADVLIERPRPGGS, encoded by the coding sequence ATGAGCGTGCTGCACGTCGGTGACCTGGTCGTGGCGCGGGTCGCGGCGCGGGCCGCGCGGGCCGTGCCCGGCGTCGTCGCGCTCCGGCCGGACCTCACCCAGGCGCTGCTGGGGATCGCGGGGACCGTCTTCGGTCGGGACCGGAGCCGGCTCTCGGCGGACGGCGCGTCGGCGGTCGTCGAGGGCGGGCACGCGGAGGTGTCGCTGACCGTCGTCGCGCGGCTGGGGCACAACTGCCGGGACCTCGCCGCCGCGGTGCAGCGCGCGGTGACCGACGAGGTCGCCGCCTACACCGGTCTCGACGTGTCGGTGCGGGTCACGATCGCGGACGTGCTGATCGAGAGGCCCCGGCCCGGGGGCTCGTGA
- a CDS encoding (2Fe-2S)-binding protein yields MDPTPTVSSALADAARVGPFFEIGTNPAEEADPTWRPFRDLVEDPEPLGARIAHVRTVLGGADAVEERVAASIALQGLAARLVSGPLAVAALHGLVPAVTADALQWRVSMTGPWPLWLASPGPASTPLPDVLVDELLAPLIGAVRARVGVSAKVLWGNVASSVAGAKRVLAADRPGSAGAAARVAAEILDHPALAGAGDRLPAAPPDVGWSFRRRSCCLYYRVPGGGTCGDCVLTSPRAGASRSARPRS; encoded by the coding sequence ATGGACCCGACCCCGACCGTGAGCAGTGCGCTCGCCGACGCCGCCCGGGTGGGGCCGTTCTTCGAGATCGGCACGAACCCGGCCGAGGAGGCCGACCCGACGTGGCGGCCGTTCCGGGACCTCGTCGAGGACCCGGAGCCGCTGGGGGCGCGGATCGCGCACGTGCGGACCGTGCTGGGCGGGGCCGACGCCGTCGAGGAGCGGGTCGCGGCGTCGATCGCCCTGCAGGGGCTGGCGGCGCGGCTGGTGTCCGGTCCGCTGGCGGTGGCGGCGCTGCACGGGCTCGTGCCCGCGGTGACAGCGGACGCGCTGCAGTGGCGGGTCTCGATGACGGGCCCGTGGCCGCTGTGGCTGGCGTCGCCCGGGCCGGCCTCGACCCCGCTGCCGGATGTGCTCGTCGACGAGCTCCTCGCGCCGCTGATCGGTGCCGTCCGGGCCCGGGTCGGGGTCTCGGCGAAGGTCCTGTGGGGCAACGTCGCGTCGTCCGTGGCGGGCGCGAAGCGGGTGCTGGCGGCCGATCGTCCGGGCAGCGCCGGGGCGGCGGCGCGGGTGGCCGCGGAGATCCTGGACCATCCCGCCCTGGCCGGCGCCGGGGACCGGCTCCCCGCCGCGCCTCCGGACGTCGGCTGGAGCTTCCGGCGGCGTTCCTGCTGCCTCTACTACCGCGTCCCCGGCGGCGGGACCTGCGGAGACTGCGTACTCACGAGCCCCCGGGCCGGGGCCTCTCGATCAGCACGTCCGCGATCGTGA
- a CDS encoding glutamate synthase subunit beta has protein sequence MADPKGFLTTPRENPKRRPVDLRLMDWREVYEDFPHDHLEKQAGRCMNCGIPFCHQGCPLGNLIPEWNDLVWRKDWREAIERLHATNNFPEFTGTLCPAPCEAACVLAINNDAVTIKQVEIEIIDRAWEEGWVPPQPAETKTGKKVAVVGSGPSGLAAAQQLTRAGHDVVVFERADRIGGLLRYGIPEFKMEKSRLDRRLAQMQAEGTHFRASVDVGTDVTAAQLREDYDAVVLAAGATAWRDLPAKGRDLEGIYQAMEFLPWANHVQQGDIDAPKITAEGKHVVIIGGGDTGADCLGTSHRQGAASVTQLEIMPTPPEHRTEGMPWPTYPMVYRVSSAHEEGGERLFSVNTTEFVDDGTGKVKALRLVEVKRGEKGFDPVPGTEKEIPADLVLLAMGFVGPEKGKLLTDLDVDLDERGNVARDDSYMSSVDGVFVAGDMGRGQSLIVWAIAEGRSAAAGVDAYLTGRDFLPRPINPTDRQIA, from the coding sequence ATGGCTGACCCGAAGGGCTTCCTGACCACCCCGCGCGAGAACCCGAAGCGCAGGCCGGTGGACCTGCGCCTGATGGACTGGCGCGAGGTCTACGAGGACTTCCCGCACGACCACCTGGAGAAGCAGGCCGGGCGCTGCATGAACTGCGGCATCCCGTTCTGTCACCAGGGCTGCCCCCTGGGGAACCTGATCCCCGAGTGGAACGACCTCGTGTGGCGCAAGGACTGGCGCGAGGCGATCGAGCGGCTGCACGCGACGAACAACTTCCCGGAGTTCACCGGGACGTTGTGCCCCGCCCCGTGCGAGGCGGCGTGCGTGCTGGCGATCAACAACGACGCCGTCACCATCAAGCAGGTCGAGATCGAGATCATCGACCGCGCCTGGGAGGAGGGCTGGGTCCCGCCGCAGCCCGCCGAGACGAAGACCGGCAAGAAGGTCGCCGTCGTCGGGTCGGGTCCGTCGGGGCTCGCCGCCGCGCAGCAGCTCACCCGCGCCGGGCACGACGTCGTCGTGTTCGAGCGGGCGGACCGCATCGGCGGGCTGCTCCGCTACGGCATCCCCGAGTTCAAGATGGAGAAGTCGCGGCTGGACCGCCGACTCGCCCAGATGCAGGCCGAGGGCACGCACTTCCGGGCCTCGGTCGACGTCGGGACGGACGTCACCGCGGCGCAGCTCCGCGAGGACTACGACGCCGTCGTGCTCGCCGCCGGGGCGACGGCCTGGCGGGACCTGCCGGCCAAGGGCCGGGACCTCGAGGGCATCTACCAGGCGATGGAGTTCCTGCCGTGGGCCAACCACGTGCAGCAGGGCGACATCGACGCCCCGAAGATCACCGCCGAGGGCAAGCACGTGGTGATCATCGGCGGCGGTGACACCGGGGCGGACTGCCTCGGCACGTCGCACCGCCAGGGCGCCGCGTCGGTGACCCAGCTGGAGATCATGCCGACGCCGCCGGAGCACCGGACCGAGGGCATGCCCTGGCCGACGTACCCGATGGTCTACCGGGTCTCCTCGGCGCACGAGGAGGGTGGCGAGCGGCTGTTCTCGGTCAACACCACCGAGTTCGTCGACGACGGCACCGGCAAGGTCAAGGCGCTGCGCCTGGTCGAGGTGAAGCGCGGGGAGAAGGGCTTCGACCCGGTCCCCGGCACCGAGAAGGAGATCCCGGCGGACCTGGTCCTGCTGGCGATGGGCTTCGTCGGGCCGGAGAAGGGCAAGCTCCTCACGGACCTGGACGTCGACCTGGACGAGCGGGGCAACGTCGCGCGGGACGACAGCTACATGTCCAGCGTCGACGGCGTGTTCGTCGCCGGGGACATGGGCCGCGGCCAGTCGCTGATCGTGTGGGCGATCGCGGAGGGCCGCTCGGCCGCCGCGGGCGTGGACGCGTACCTGACGGGCCGGGACTTCCTCCCGCGCCCGATCAACCCGACGGACCGCCAGATCGCTTGA
- a CDS encoding cation diffusion facilitator family transporter, giving the protein MAGTEADDRAPDKENGGGESTLTVLIAGGANLAIGVLKLVAALFTGSAAMFAEAAHSAADTATEGLLLTALRRSVKRPDRRHPFGYGKERFFWSLIAAVSIFVSGAVFAIYEGISTILGGENEQTLAWVAYAVLGASFLLEGTSWLQAVRQVRNEAAAENVGFRAWLRTTDDPTVKTVFFEDSAALLGLLLAFGGVGLHQLTGSAFWDGLASLLIGLMLAGVAYVLGRTNKGLLIGRQADRKLVFAVRDRLAARPEVEAVVDLLTMMLGTDSVLVCARIDFVDTLGAADVERTCVDIDAQLRAEFADLEEIFLEPVPRNDETVRARVLERYGPTFATPDA; this is encoded by the coding sequence GTGGCGGGCACCGAGGCGGACGACAGGGCTCCGGACAAGGAGAACGGGGGCGGCGAGAGCACCCTGACCGTCCTGATCGCGGGCGGGGCGAACCTCGCGATCGGCGTGCTGAAGCTCGTCGCGGCGCTGTTCACCGGCTCCGCCGCGATGTTCGCCGAGGCCGCGCACTCGGCCGCGGACACGGCCACCGAGGGCCTGCTGCTCACGGCGCTGCGCCGCTCGGTGAAACGTCCGGACCGCAGGCACCCCTTCGGCTACGGCAAGGAGCGGTTCTTCTGGTCGCTCATCGCCGCAGTGTCGATCTTCGTCTCCGGGGCGGTGTTCGCGATCTACGAGGGCATCTCGACGATCCTCGGCGGGGAGAACGAGCAGACGCTCGCGTGGGTGGCCTACGCCGTGCTCGGGGCGTCGTTCCTACTGGAGGGAACGTCCTGGCTGCAGGCGGTCCGGCAGGTGCGGAACGAGGCCGCCGCGGAGAACGTGGGCTTCCGCGCGTGGCTGCGCACCACGGACGACCCGACGGTGAAGACGGTCTTCTTCGAGGACAGCGCGGCGCTGCTCGGGCTGCTGCTGGCGTTCGGGGGAGTCGGGCTGCACCAGCTCACCGGCTCCGCGTTCTGGGACGGCCTGGCGTCGCTGCTGATCGGGCTGATGCTGGCGGGCGTCGCGTACGTGCTGGGCCGCACCAACAAGGGCCTGCTGATCGGCCGGCAGGCGGACCGCAAGCTCGTGTTCGCCGTGCGGGACCGGCTGGCGGCGCGCCCGGAGGTGGAGGCCGTCGTCGACCTGCTGACGATGATGCTCGGCACGGACAGCGTGCTGGTCTGCGCCCGGATCGACTTCGTGGACACCCTCGGGGCCGCGGACGTCGAGCGGACCTGCGTGGACATCGACGCGCAGCTGCGGGCGGAGTTCGCGGACCTCGAGGAGATCTTCCTGGAGCCGGTGCCGCGCAACGACGAGACCGTCCGGGCGAGGGTCCTGGAACGTTACGGCCCGACGTTCGCCACCCCCGACGCCTGA
- a CDS encoding nitroreductase family deazaflavin-dependent oxidoreductase translates to MDAKPRYLAPKRADELFGTVVARLTRTGLSVAGSRVLAVRGRTSGEWRTVPVNPMTVDGERYLVAPRGHTQWVRNMRAAGGGELRRGRRAEAFTAVELPDADKPPVLREYLRRWAWEVGRFFDGIDATSSDEELLAVAPGFPVFRIAS, encoded by the coding sequence ATGGACGCGAAGCCCCGTTACCTCGCCCCGAAGCGCGCCGACGAGCTGTTCGGCACGGTCGTCGCCCGGCTGACGAGGACGGGCCTGAGCGTGGCGGGCAGCCGCGTCCTGGCCGTCAGGGGCCGGACGAGCGGCGAGTGGCGCACGGTCCCGGTGAACCCGATGACGGTCGACGGCGAGCGCTACCTCGTCGCGCCGCGCGGGCACACCCAGTGGGTGCGCAACATGCGGGCCGCGGGCGGCGGGGAGCTGCGGCGGGGGCGCAGGGCCGAGGCGTTCACCGCGGTGGAGCTGCCGGATGCGGACAAGCCGCCGGTGCTGCGGGAGTACCTGCGCAGGTGGGCCTGGGAGGTCGGCCGGTTCTTCGACGGGATCGACGCGACGTCCTCGGACGAGGAGCTGCTCGCGGTCGCACCGGGCTTCCCGGTGTTCCGGATCGCGTCCTGA
- a CDS encoding DedA family protein, translating to MHELFGVIAAFDAVLHSIWLLPVLVVLIALDGPFPVLPSETLLMSAAAAAFGTHDLAAVLGLFVASMLGSVLGDVLVYSLGRSSNRILRGAEKNCGIGAWVRRNLHSRPEVSLVGARLVPGGRLVSTAAAGRVRLPLRRFLPATTASSAVWSLYMLLVGLVLGPMTRGNPLLCLAAGIAMAILTGGGFELVRRIRGAIRRRRGLDRELAAVTAAAAEPALSGR from the coding sequence GTGCACGAGCTGTTCGGTGTGATCGCGGCCTTCGACGCCGTCCTGCACAGCATCTGGCTGCTGCCGGTCCTCGTCGTCCTCATCGCGCTCGACGGTCCGTTCCCGGTTCTCCCGAGCGAGACCCTGCTGATGTCCGCCGCCGCGGCCGCCTTCGGCACGCACGACCTCGCCGCGGTGCTCGGCCTCTTCGTCGCCTCGATGCTCGGATCGGTGCTCGGGGACGTCCTCGTGTACTCCCTCGGCCGCTCGTCGAACCGGATCCTGCGCGGTGCGGAGAAGAACTGCGGCATCGGCGCCTGGGTGCGCCGCAACCTGCACTCCCGGCCGGAGGTCTCGCTCGTCGGGGCCCGGCTGGTGCCCGGCGGCCGCCTGGTGAGCACCGCCGCCGCGGGCCGGGTGCGGCTACCGCTGCGCCGCTTCCTCCCGGCGACGACCGCGAGCTCGGCCGTGTGGAGCCTCTACATGCTGCTGGTCGGGCTGGTCCTCGGCCCGATGACCCGCGGGAACCCCCTGCTCTGCCTGGCAGCCGGCATCGCGATGGCGATCCTCACCGGCGGTGGCTTCGAGCTGGTCCGCCGGATCCGCGGGGCGATCCGCCGTCGCCGCGGGCTCGATCGCGAGCTCGCAGCCGTCACGGCGGCCGCTGCCGAGCCGGCGCTCTCCGGACGCTGA
- a CDS encoding DUF1697 domain-containing protein — protein sequence MTGYAVLLRGINVGGNKKVPMADLRTLLEGLGYGDVRTYLQSGNAVVTTDEPAATVAKRCEAAITEAFGMDVRCLVLSGAELRELADAHPLRDVADNGSRMLALFLLDPPPADAADPAELDPQRIRVADRVIYQWCPDGISNAPDVAAFVRKSWKVPVTGRNWNTVEKLLALLGA from the coding sequence GTGACCGGATACGCCGTCCTGCTCCGAGGCATCAACGTCGGCGGCAACAAGAAGGTTCCGATGGCGGACCTGCGGACGCTGCTCGAGGGTCTCGGCTACGGCGACGTGCGCACCTACCTGCAGAGCGGCAACGCGGTCGTCACCACGGACGAGCCCGCGGCGACCGTGGCGAAACGCTGCGAGGCCGCGATCACGGAGGCGTTCGGCATGGACGTGCGGTGCCTGGTGCTCTCCGGCGCGGAACTGCGGGAGCTGGCGGACGCGCACCCGCTGCGGGACGTCGCGGACAACGGCTCCCGGATGCTCGCTCTCTTCCTTCTCGATCCCCCGCCAGCCGATGCCGCGGATCCCGCCGAGCTGGACCCGCAGCGCATTCGGGTGGCGGACCGGGTGATCTACCAGTGGTGCCCGGACGGGATCTCGAACGCGCCGGACGTCGCGGCGTTCGTCCGGAAGAGCTGGAAGGTGCCCGTCACCGGCCGGAACTGGAACACCGTCGAGAAGTTGTTGGCCCTGCTCGGTGCCTGA
- a CDS encoding ABC1 kinase family protein: MTDRGVPQGGIGRSARLASLPLAFTGRAVAGWGRTLAGADSDEVAAATVARNAEQLFAVLGTLKGGAMKLGQALSVYDAMIPSEFAGPYHDALAKLQTSSPPMPRRDVHRMLAEQLGRGWRERFTDFDDEPRAAASLGQVHRATWRGADGGGRDVAVKIQYPGADVALDSDLRTLERFSRLFAAVFPALDVRALIRELRERTLEEVDYRIEADRQRRFAAEFTGDRDLLVPRVVASAPKVLVTDWLDGVPLRDLLGGAGDEADRDRYGHTIVESMFASPARIGLLHADPHPGNFLVLPDGRLGMIDFGAVAELPGGIPPVLARILVLTARGESEALTALLRDEGFLAADAESADVLRWVGALADPLREERFHFTREWMGRQGSRVANPGNRAYRETGRALAMPAEFVLVLRVLSGWMNILAQLDCTVAARGVAERWVPGFASV, encoded by the coding sequence ATGACGGACCGGGGCGTCCCGCAGGGCGGCATCGGGCGGTCGGCGCGGCTGGCGTCGCTGCCGCTGGCCTTCACCGGACGGGCCGTGGCGGGCTGGGGCCGCACATTGGCCGGGGCGGACTCCGACGAGGTCGCGGCCGCGACGGTCGCGCGCAACGCCGAGCAGCTCTTCGCCGTGCTCGGCACGCTCAAGGGCGGCGCGATGAAGCTCGGCCAGGCGCTCTCGGTCTACGACGCGATGATCCCCTCGGAGTTCGCCGGGCCCTACCACGACGCGCTCGCGAAGCTCCAGACGTCGAGCCCGCCGATGCCCCGGCGCGACGTGCACCGGATGCTCGCCGAGCAGCTGGGCCGCGGCTGGCGGGAGCGCTTCACCGACTTCGACGACGAGCCGCGGGCCGCCGCGAGCCTCGGCCAGGTCCACCGCGCCACCTGGCGCGGCGCGGACGGCGGCGGCCGGGACGTGGCCGTCAAGATCCAGTACCCCGGTGCGGACGTCGCCCTGGACTCGGACCTGCGCACGCTCGAACGGTTCTCCCGGCTCTTCGCCGCGGTGTTTCCCGCCCTGGACGTCCGGGCGCTGATCCGCGAGCTGCGGGAACGGACGCTCGAGGAGGTGGACTACCGCATCGAGGCCGACCGCCAGCGCCGGTTCGCCGCGGAGTTCACCGGAGACCGCGACCTCCTGGTGCCGCGCGTCGTCGCGTCGGCCCCGAAGGTGCTGGTCACGGACTGGCTCGACGGCGTCCCGCTGCGGGACCTGCTGGGGGGCGCGGGCGACGAGGCGGACCGGGACCGCTACGGCCACACGATCGTCGAGTCCATGTTCGCCTCACCCGCGCGGATCGGGCTGCTGCACGCGGACCCGCACCCCGGCAACTTCCTCGTCCTCCCCGACGGCCGGCTCGGGATGATCGACTTCGGCGCCGTGGCGGAGCTGCCCGGCGGGATCCCGCCCGTCCTCGCGCGGATCCTCGTCCTCACCGCCCGGGGCGAGTCCGAGGCCCTGACCGCGCTGCTGCGGGACGAGGGCTTCCTCGCCGCGGACGCCGAGTCCGCGGACGTGCTGCGCTGGGTCGGTGCGCTGGCGGACCCGCTGCGCGAGGAGCGCTTCCACTTCACCCGCGAGTGGATGGGGCGCCAGGGATCACGGGTGGCCAACCCCGGCAACCGCGCGTACCGCGAGACCGGGCGGGCGCTGGCCATGCCGGCGGAGTTCGTGCTGGTCCTGCGGGTGCTGTCCGGCTGGATGAACATCCTCGCCCAGCTGGACTGCACGGTCGCCGCCCGCGGGGTCGCCGAGCGCTGGGTGCCCGGCTTCGCCTCCGTCTGA
- a CDS encoding MFS transporter has protein sequence MLADVVPLYPLYALFFADSGMSDTEISALFAVWSVTGLLTEVPSGALSDRFPRRHVLGLGGVLQAGGYAVWLALPGFAGFAAGFVLWGIGTSLFSGTVEALVFEGLSEAGVPELYPTVRGRITAAAHLTQLPSAAAATLLFAAGAYAAAGWVSVGTCLAAAALAQTFPEPPRAGPPPDEDAEPDGEPDRERPSTAAPEAVGPGYLATLRVGVAEAAGLPLLRGALLAVALVNGMDALEEYFPLIVGQGPGGAAIAAVPLLLLVVALAGAGGAGLGGRASRLGPLALAGVFGVAGLALGFAGAGGAAGLVALGVFHGLQQCVLVVVDSRLQERVSGRARATATSVAALGAEIVALAVFAAWALGGSPWIAVGTVAIAVLLPRVLRRG, from the coding sequence ATGCTGGCCGACGTCGTCCCGCTCTACCCGCTGTACGCCCTGTTCTTCGCGGACTCGGGCATGTCGGACACCGAGATCTCCGCGTTGTTCGCGGTCTGGTCGGTCACCGGCCTGCTCACCGAGGTGCCCTCCGGTGCGCTCTCGGACCGGTTCCCCCGGCGGCACGTGCTCGGGCTGGGCGGCGTGCTCCAGGCCGGCGGCTACGCGGTCTGGCTGGCCCTGCCCGGGTTCGCGGGCTTCGCCGCCGGCTTCGTGCTCTGGGGGATCGGGACGTCGCTGTTCTCCGGCACCGTCGAGGCGCTGGTCTTCGAGGGCCTGAGCGAGGCCGGGGTCCCAGAGCTCTACCCGACGGTCCGGGGCCGGATCACCGCGGCCGCGCACCTCACGCAGCTGCCCTCGGCGGCCGCCGCGACCCTGCTGTTCGCCGCCGGGGCGTACGCCGCGGCGGGCTGGGTGAGCGTCGGTACCTGCCTCGCGGCCGCGGCCCTCGCGCAGACGTTCCCGGAGCCGCCGCGAGCGGGCCCGCCGCCCGACGAGGACGCCGAGCCGGACGGAGAGCCGGACAGGGAGCGGCCGTCGACGGCCGCGCCGGAGGCGGTCGGGCCCGGTTACCTCGCCACCCTCCGCGTCGGCGTCGCCGAGGCCGCCGGCCTGCCCCTCCTGCGCGGTGCCCTGCTCGCGGTCGCGCTGGTCAACGGCATGGACGCGCTCGAGGAGTACTTCCCGCTGATCGTCGGCCAGGGACCCGGCGGCGCCGCCATCGCCGCGGTCCCGCTGCTGCTGCTCGTCGTCGCGCTCGCGGGGGCGGGCGGCGCGGGCCTCGGCGGGCGGGCGAGCCGCCTGGGCCCCCTCGCGCTCGCGGGCGTGTTCGGCGTCGCGGGTCTGGCGCTGGGGTTCGCCGGCGCCGGGGGAGCGGCGGGGCTCGTCGCGCTCGGGGTCTTCCACGGGCTGCAGCAGTGCGTGCTCGTCGTCGTCGACTCGCGGTTGCAGGAGCGGGTCAGCGGGCGGGCCCGCGCCACCGCCACGTCCGTGGCCGCGCTCGGGGCGGAGATCGTGGCGCTGGCGGTGTTCGCGGCCTGGGCTCTGGGAGGTTCGCCGTGGATCGCGGTAGGGACGGTCGCGATCGCCGTGCTCCTGCCCCGGGTCCTGCGGCGTGGATGA
- a CDS encoding AMP-binding protein, giving the protein MTTAEPSPETRTALAVRLRELVAENPDAPAVTDDDATITRAELDARTNQLARRFARLGVTKGSLVSIALPNRIRHTESSVAAWKLGAIPQPLSHRLPAAELAALLEVGDPSLVVGLEPADGRAWLTGAEDVSDEDDSPLPDVVGPSWKAPTSGGSTGRPKLIVAGQEASVESVLGTKAESLRFDRDGVMLATAPMYHNGPNMFSLMALLQGHHVVVMRRFDAERAVRLVAEHRVTWLYVVPTMMGRMLRLPEEVRAASDFSSLRTVLHVGAPCPPHVKRGWIEWAGAATLIELYAGTESQASCVIDGAEWLEHPGSVGRVASGEMRVCDDEGRELPAGEVGEVWMRRAADTPPTYYYLGAQANERDGWESLGDMGHFDADGYLYLADRRSDMILVGGANVYPAEVESALAEHPAVVSSAVIGLPDEDLGNVVHAIVQTSSEVGADELREYLRGRLAPYKVPRTVEFSPEPLRDDAGKVRRSALRAERLTRSGNPCRSHPATVTPFHP; this is encoded by the coding sequence ATGACCACGGCCGAGCCGAGCCCGGAGACCCGTACCGCCCTCGCCGTCCGCCTCCGCGAGCTCGTCGCCGAGAACCCGGACGCCCCCGCCGTCACCGACGACGACGCGACGATCACCCGCGCGGAGCTCGACGCGCGCACCAACCAGCTCGCCCGCCGGTTCGCGAGGCTCGGCGTCACGAAGGGCTCGCTCGTCTCGATCGCGCTGCCGAACCGGATCCGGCACACCGAGTCGTCGGTCGCGGCGTGGAAGCTGGGCGCGATCCCGCAGCCGCTCTCCCACCGGCTCCCGGCCGCCGAGCTGGCGGCGCTGCTGGAGGTCGGGGACCCGTCCCTGGTCGTGGGCCTGGAGCCGGCCGACGGCCGGGCGTGGCTGACCGGCGCCGAGGACGTCTCGGACGAAGACGACTCGCCGCTCCCGGACGTCGTCGGGCCGTCCTGGAAGGCGCCCACCTCGGGCGGCAGCACCGGCCGCCCGAAGCTCATCGTGGCCGGTCAGGAGGCCAGCGTGGAGTCCGTGCTCGGCACGAAGGCGGAGTCCCTGCGCTTCGACCGCGACGGCGTCATGCTCGCGACCGCCCCGATGTACCACAACGGGCCGAACATGTTCTCGCTGATGGCGCTGCTGCAGGGGCACCACGTCGTCGTCATGCGGCGGTTCGACGCCGAGCGGGCCGTCCGGCTCGTCGCGGAGCACCGCGTCACGTGGCTCTACGTCGTGCCCACGATGATGGGCCGGATGCTGCGGTTGCCCGAGGAGGTCCGGGCGGCGTCGGACTTCTCGTCGCTGCGGACCGTGCTGCACGTCGGCGCGCCGTGCCCGCCGCACGTGAAGCGCGGCTGGATCGAGTGGGCGGGCGCGGCGACGCTGATCGAGCTGTACGCGGGCACGGAGTCCCAGGCCAGCTGCGTGATCGACGGCGCGGAGTGGCTCGAGCACCCGGGTTCGGTCGGCAGGGTGGCGTCGGGCGAGATGCGGGTCTGCGACGACGAGGGGCGCGAGCTGCCCGCCGGCGAGGTCGGCGAGGTGTGGATGCGCCGGGCCGCGGACACCCCGCCGACCTACTACTACCTCGGTGCGCAGGCGAACGAGCGCGACGGCTGGGAGTCCCTGGGCGACATGGGCCACTTCGACGCGGACGGCTACCTCTACCTGGCGGACCGGCGCTCCGACATGATCCTCGTCGGCGGCGCCAACGTGTACCCGGCGGAGGTCGAGTCCGCGCTGGCCGAGCACCCGGCCGTCGTGTCGTCGGCGGTGATCGGGCTGCCGGACGAGGACCTCGGCAACGTCGTGCACGCGATCGTCCAGACTTCGTCCGAGGTGGGCGCCGACGAGCTGCGGGAGTACCTCCGCGGGCGGCTCGCGCCGTACAAGGTCCCGCGGACCGTCGAGTTCAGCCCCGAACCGCTGCGGGACGACGCGGGCAAGGTCCGGCGGAGCGCACTGCGGGCGGAGCGGCTCACCCGATCCGGAAACCCGTGCCGGTCTCATCCCGCCACCGTGACACCCTTCCATCCGTGA